The DNA segment attttattttgctcagATCTAAGTGTTTCAGTGTCATTTTAGTTGAGTTAAGCAGCATTTTACTTCACCAAGAATGCCTTTGCAATGAGGTCCATTTTGCTGTATGACTTTGCCTCATTGCTGGCGTCCACGTAGAACGTGTACAAAGTACAAAagggcacaaaaaacaacaatcgtGTGATTTACTTATTTTATAATCCTCTCAACCTGGCACCTTACCGAGGAGGGTATTACAAAGATACACTGCTTTTAGCGACACTAGATACGGCAACACACAGGCACTCGATTTCCCTTTACCCGTCTGGAACTAATCGCCAACGAAGACCACCATCATCTGGCACTCGTCCCTCGCGATCAGATCAGTGCTTGGTGCTGCGGGTTTGGTGACGATCGTTTGGAAGATTAAACTTTTACGACACCGAACCTGGGTGGGGTTGCCCGGATCGGCAAATGGAACGGACGTCCATTACGATCCCATCGCCTATCGAGCATGGTGGGGCGTACAACGGTGGTGTAACACTTGGCCTTCACCATTGCGAGGACATTTGTGACGGGCTGTGCTGAAATGGTTCTTACGGTAAAaccttgcgtgtgtgtgaggcaTCTTGCTGTACAGATTTTCCCACCAGCACCGGCTTGATGTCCCGTCGTTGGCCTTGCTGTGCAATAGCAATCGGTCGCTCTTGCCTCGTTTCAGCTGGGAGGTGGAAAAAGAAGACGCAGAACAGAGTGTACTTTCTCATTTATAGGTTCAGGGATTACCTTCTTTTATAGATGCACTCGAAAGGCAGTACAGGGCCTGGGCCACACTACTGGGACAAGGGATAGTGGATTTCCACGAGTGAGCTACAAAGGATGTGCCGTTTTCCCGTAAATAGTAACCCATACGGTAACAGTTAAACttcaccaacagcacacgtgCACGTTCTTCGTCTTTTGGACCCGTTCCAAAGTGACCGGAAAACGGTCATCTTTCATGAGAGCGTTGGCTGAGACTTCCTTTCGTTTGTACCAGCGGGTGAAGAGTCGGTGGTTAAACGCCGCCCTTAGCCCGTGCGCCATCGGTGCAGCCGTAAAATGGAGTAGAGAGTGAGAAATAATTGCACTTTATTGTATGACGTGTGTCTAGCTTAGGTAGAGTCAGTGTGGGATTATTAGCTCTGTGccaaatgtgtatgtgtgtcgttATCGTTGGGCTGTCTCGACTTGGAATTGGTTGATGATTTATGGTAGTCGATGGTTGAGTTGTTGCTATGGGAAGCATCGTTGTGTCTTAGAACAGGGTGACGATGTTTTAAATTGTAGTATGctgagaggaaaaaaataagtaaaaatcCGAAATGTAGTTTACACAGCTCATGTGAGTAATTGAGTACCTAACAACAGCCAACGATTTTGCTTGTGATCATTTTCTCAGGTATGAAACCATTATGCAAATTGCCGGCCGGGAAATATTTTTGGTTCGTCTCGCCCCGACAGAGCCAACCGTCAAAATTGCCTTAAAAAACTCCAACCGTGTAATTCAAATGTTGCTGGCAACGAGTAACCATTATCgatgaaaagcaaataaataaagccgTTAAccaaattttattaaaaactccGTTGTGCTCGCAATTTTAccgataattttaaattaaattcgaTCTTTCCGCGATCTTTTTGCAGCTTTGCTAGTTCCGCTACTGTCCACCGCACGTGATGGCGCTCGCCGAACAAACGTCACCGTTCAAACTGCCATAAACGTCAACCAACGTCAAATTCCGATTGGCGGCCATTCAGCATCACAATAACGAAAATCTCGATCGGCGCGCGCTTGTTTTCGTGCCCGGCTGAGCATTAGTTTTTAGcgcttttctgtgtgtgtgtcttttctgCCCTAGCAATGTCCCGCCGGAAACCAGGGCCGGCTGATGCGGGCGGTGCCAAGCGCCCGAAGCGTGCCAACAATCTGTACACCCGGCCGGAGAAGATCCCGCTCGGGACGGTTCTAACCGATGCGCTCAACGTACCGTGGAAGGTGGGACCATCGATCGGTGCCGGCGGGTTCGGGGAGATTTACTGCGCATACTGCTTCACCCATGCTGCCCCTAAAACGGTCGCCGATTATCCCAACGTTGTGAAGATCGTAAGTAGCTGGAGGGGGACTGTTTTCTAGGGAATGTTGTTGTAGCAAACATGTTGTATAAACTCAAATGCCCGCCGGCTCTCGTTTCTTTGTCCTTAGGAACCGCATGAGAATGGGCCACTGTTTGTCGAGACTCACTTCTACCGCAAAATATGCAAGGTGGACGACATCGAACGGTACCGGAAGCTGCGCAAGCTGAAGCACCTTGGCATGCCGCAGTACCTTGCCAGTGGATCGCACACGCTGAACGGTGTCAAGCATCGGTTTCTGGTGATTCCCCGGTTCGGTGCCAGCTTGCAGTCGGTTTACGTACAGAACGGCAACTGTCTGCCGCTGGCGACTGTTTGCCGCGCTGCGATGCAGATGCTGGACGTGCTGGAGTACATCCACTCGAACCAGTACGTGCACGCGGATCTGAAGGGCGACAACATTCTGTTCGGGATGGGTGATCGTGGCCGGGAGCGGCTGTATCTGGTAGATTTCGGCATGGCGAGCCGGTTCGTGGTGGAGGATCAGTTCAAGCCGGACCCGCGCAAGAAGCACAACGGTACGATCGAGTACACGTCGCGTGACGCACACCAGGGCGTGATGACGATGCGGGGTGATCTGGAGATATTGGCCTACAATATGATCGAGTGGGCCGGGGGCAGTTTGCCCTGGAAGGAGGACAAGCTGCTGAAGGATTGCAACAAGGTGCAGCAGATGAAGGAGGAAGGTATGGGCGATGTGGCTGGTTTGCTGAAGCGTAGCTTCCGGAAGCATGCGGCAGTGCCGAAGGTGTTGCAGCCGTTTCTGGAATTTGTGCACGGGATGCGCTACAACGAAACGCCCAAGTACACCGCTTGTACTAAAATATTCGAAAAGGCACTCAAAACGCTGGGAGCATCGAATACGGGCGTGCTGGAGGTAAGCATTGCTAACAGCACGAACGTGAACGATTCCTCGGGACCGATGAACAAAACGAAGGGAAAGAAACGCCGGACACTGGACACCTCGGTATCGAACGGGCTGGCCGACACGGTACCGAACACGCCGGAATACGACGACGAGCACAGCGACAGAGCGCGCACCCCGAAACGAAATCAAAGGTCAGCCGTACTAAGTCCTTCGCTGGTAAAGCAAACGAAAGGGCGCACTACGAACCGATCGCACGCGGTGGTAGCGGACACGGTGCCCAACACGCCGGAGGACGATGATGAAGATTCGCCCGTGCTCTCGCAAAGAGCTAAGCgcagaatggaccgtgccgatGCGTCTGCcattgctgctgcggctgcatCACCAAGGGTGAAAAAACCTCTCCTGCCTAACCCACGGAAAATGGCTTTGCCTGACACGGAGCCAAACACTCAGTACGATGAGGAGGACGACGAGCAGGACGAAGAGCTTTCCCGTGCCCTATCGAAAGTGAGACGAAACCCGAAGAAGGAACCAATGGAACCACCGCGTGGAGGAGGGAAGGCGCACGGTGCAAAGGTAGCTGTCGAAGAAAATCGATCCACCCGGCGCAAGGAGAAAACGGTCACGGTGGTACAGAGTGCGTCAGCGCAGGGTATAAACATACGCATCGAAACGCCAAGAAAGAAGCGCACGCGAAATGCCGATACTTCCCAGTCGCCCCAGGAAATCACCATCCAGCTGACGCTGAACGCAAACGTGTCGGTCAATGCGCGGGGCAAGAAGAATGGCGCCGTTGTGATTAGTGCGGCCCAGCAGAACATGTCGCTGGAGTCGAGCAGGAATGACGAATCGCTGGAAGCATCGCAGGATGTTATCGATATCTCGTCGGCCACCGAGGACAACAACGTATCGCGAAGTTTGTTTGATGATTATTGATGAAACCTTGCGACGGGTGCTGGAACGTGTTTCGTTTGATTTAATGGTATTACGTATGAGTTTGAAGTAATTGTTAAATTAATGCTCATTCGCAAAGATAGGTAGGGTAGTCTGCATTGTTGCgcttacacgcacacacacactgctcagCAAGTAGGAAAAGGTTTCGAATTGGAATTTTCTCCCGATACAACTCTCTGGTAGATGTTTTGTTCATTCCGTTAGAAGTTACAAGCCACCTCAGCTAttatttcccctttttttgaaAGATTTAAAAGAGAGCGAACACGAATGAATTGTTACGTTTTGTGCGAAAACCAGATGGCTTGGCAAATACCGAACAAAGAAGGACCATTACTTAGCCATTCGCTACCGTCTGTTGAATGCGTCGATAAAATACTAACGATCgttggcttttgttttgttgtttcaggCCAATACAACGTCTTTCTGTTTGAATTATTCGCGTGCCAACAAATCAacgaattgtgtttttttttcagttacTAGTTTTCTTTACATGACACACAGTACTAATTCGAATGATAGAGGAGTAGACATATTGATTGTACGATGTATACTGACACATTCGTCTCTtaatgaagaaaataaaacgattcTCACTTTAAAGCATGATTTGCCTTTTCCCGCGAAGGaaaattaattacttttttgCACTATTTTGTAGGAACTTGGGCAaaaaatgaacacacacactcaaagaAAAAAGCTCCATTAAAAGCCCCAACACCACCGGAAAGCCTGTCCTGAGAAAATGTCAATCGTCATCGTCCCTTTGCGAATTCCGGGCAAAAGCCTGTAAGCCGTTTTTCAAAGCGACCGACATTTTTTCCTCCACTAGCAGCAAAACAGCGTTGCCTATctatcctttctctctctcgaggTCGtgtaaaaacaattaaaatagtAAATCACAACACGCCCTCCTCCTCTTCCAGCCTTGGAGCCACCCTCCCGCTTCTCTTTTTATCACTTTCCCACCAAAAAACTGTTGCTCCTTCGGGCGTGACAAAGGTGACAAGGGCCTTTTCCGCCGAACTGAATCTCCATATCGGTGACCCGGAACACTCTCTAGGATAATATCCTTTTCCCATCCGTGACCCACCGACCGGTTTCCGCGGAAAATGGGCGAGCGAATTAATAGTGGAGCGACACTTGAAAGAGGTGCTGTAAAcaaacggaaacggaaacgAACGGGGTGCGTTTTTAGTGCGAAAAAAGGGCACAAAAGGGTTACCTGTCCACAGGGCCCCCGCGGGGGGAGGAATGGAGAGGTGCGGACGGGGTTTGAACGGTGGataaaatgtaatttttaatttcattcccTTCAAGCACAAGTTAATGAGATTACGTGGAAATATGTAATACTGACACTGGTAAGTGAGAAAGCGTTTCCGGCTGGATTTTGGCAAAGCGTGACATCTTGATGAGCCAATTGCAGCCACCGGAAACTCGAAATCTATTGTAAATCTAATTGTTCGGTGTAATTATTTTAGGGTCAGCTTTTGAAAGGAGCTTAAATACAATTGGAGAAGTGAATGGATATAGAGGTTTAGGGGAGGAAATAGTGtaataatgtaatatttaattataaacTCCTTATTTTAGGCAACAGTGTACCGAAAAAcgttttattaaataaatattgaaattcCGCTTCAAGATCGTATGGAGTCCTGCAGCGACCGGCGAAGAAAAGCCCTACAAAACTGTAAGTAACTTTTAGCACCCTCTTAAAACAGATCTCTGGACCAGCGCACTGGAAGGTAGAAAAACGTCGTAGCTTTTAATAAAAAAGTCCTTTTTCATTGCAGCCTTTTTCCACCGTATCCACGTCATGCCATGCCCCCACCCGAAACTGGGGGAGGGGCGAACGACATCCTGGAATGTCGGGATTAAATACCGGATTGCTAGCGAATTGGTGCGTAAAAGTGTAAAACGCGACTAAATTTGTCCCACCGGTGTATCGCCCCTTTCTGTCCTCTCCTGTCCTCTCACAGTGTTTCCAGTGTAATTCCCCTCAAACTGGTTCTTCCTAGTGAAGAAGGCATCCGAACTCGCTGCAACCACCACTCCACCCAGCCCACCAAAACCCATATCACATTATCGTACTACAAACGCAAACTGACACAGCATAATCTCAACAGTATTTGCCCGTCCGTCCCGTCCCGTCCCGTCCTCATCCTCCGCAAGGGATGGTGGGCTCTAAAACGCCTTTCCCttcgcctctctctctctctctctctctctctctctctcactacacacacacatccgacATCCAGAGGGCGTGTTCCCGGGGGAAGTAAACCAAGCCACAAGGATACAAGGATGGCAGGAAAAACTCGACAGGAACCGACGAGGTAAGACGGAAGTATTTAATTTCCTTCGTATAAAATATGCCTCTCGGTGGCACGGTCGACGGGCCAAAAAAACCACAGAGACATCGCGTGGTGGGGTGGTGGGAGTGGATGGAGTATATCCAAACAAACGCCGAAGGGATTGTTGTTGTATCTGCCTCTTCCACGTGGCTGGAGGAAGTGCCTATGGGAGGGGAGAGCCCCGGGATCTCCGGGGCTGGCTTAAGAATCTTCTCGTGGGGATGGTTTTAAGGGGGCATTGGAGGCGTGGAATATTGCCGCCGTCTCCTGTAGATTCCTGAACTCTCTGGACTAGATTAAAACTCCTACACTCCTCGGAACTTCTAGTTTGACAAAAGGGcaggaaagggggggggggacaacTTGTACAcggcggtgatgatgatgatgatggtggtggtagagCTGGGATACCTCTCCATCCCATCAACCCCTTTTGCAGTTCGGAGTTGCTTGCAACAAACGCTCGTTCCTCGTTATCGGCAGCTTCGCGGCAACTCGATGTCGATGGCCTGTGGGGAAAAGCCAATCAGCCCCCATTTCCAGCTTCCCCGCTATACCTTTCAAACCCATGAAAACCGGGGGCCGATTTGTGCATAAAGCATAATGTATGTCTCTCTGGTGAATTCTTCCCGCAAGCAACCAAGCAACCTTCCCTTGCGTGTGCGTGTAAAACGCATTGCGTATATTGTTTGCCATTGTTGGCGCGTCATGCTCGCGAATGTTTCCGGGGAGGGAGTGAATGCCATATCCTTATCGTGTTGggatgaaagaaagaaaaaaaaagaaacgcttTACAGGCACCCATGATGGTGATAagtttttgtaaatattataCACTCATTGCACACCAGCTAGAGATGGAGGGATGAGGAATGTTCCTCCTGCGATTCGTTGTCGTTCACAAAAGTGTGGCACAAAACCACCGTTCACAGGTGTGGCTTTCTTCTTAGGCACCGGTTTGGCactaaaaaaatgcaacacccCTCCTCGCTCGCTATTTGGCCCCGGGGAGCTTCAAGGGCCTGTGCCTGTGGAGCGAAATCAATGAAAATGGGCTAACGGCAAGCGGGCGGGTGCGCGCACGCGAAGAACCGCCCTAGAACGATGGTACACCGGAGACCATTTTTCGCTGATTGTTTCGGGTTTAAGAGGGCTCGCAGGAACGCTCTCGGAGCTGTGTGAGCTGGAAGCTGACTGTCCTGTCGGTACTAATGTCCCGGAAACGGTGAGCATCCTGGGGCGTTATAAATATAAACGCGATCGCACCGCGGGCTGAATAATCGGACCGGTTTAAATTAGGGACGATAAAATCGAATGTAAATTAGCGTTAGCAGTTGTTTGAAGAAGGATGaaattgttgttattttattttatttattttatattttattttattttattaattgctcggccaggATGAGTTCGAAGAAGTTTATACCTATATGTTAACTGGCGCGACAGAAGGgaaggagtatcaatcgtatttagcaatatgccagcaacgaaagaagcctgagcgaccgagaagTGGTGAAggacgaaggaagcggaatagagtgatgacccagcgtGACCTACGAAATACAATCCTcgtaaaacgtctctggatcctttcaatcctttggagcagcGATACttggacaggagaccagatgatacaggcatattccagtacggaacggacccagcaacaataaagggacttaagacagAAAGGATCgcgaatttcagtggacatgcgacaaatataaccaagacttttgttggccttgttgatgacatagtccgtaTGCTCTTTGAAAGAGAGACTCGGGTCcaagaagacgccaagatccttagacaaggacacacggggaataggggcatcacagacactataagcatgagttatacttgtaaaggatcggaagaaagataagacagaacattttacaggacacaggactacaccgttagaagcacaccatgtagagaatttacagagccaggattgaaggactagacaatcagctgtagaagatacaggaagaaatTTTTTAACGTCATCCGTATATATCAAGAAGCCGTTAAGAGGAAGGATagaagtacagtcattgaggaacagaatgaacagtaaggaACTAAGGACACTATCTTGTGGGAcacccgaagaactaagaaaacattcagagaaagagccacagGTTTTAAGTACATAGgaacgattctcaagataggagttaaaccacggcaatatagagccaccgaaacTTAGTTTTCGAAGCTAGCAACAAGTAGTGATAGAAgtatactgtcaaatgccgctttgaaatcggtataaacagtgtctacttgcttaccactagacGGGTTATTATATACAGAAGcccaaaaacacattaggttggTGGACGCTGAGCGATGGGGCATAAACCCGTGTTGCTCCGacgaaatgtatttttttacacaaggcattacagataaatgAACAATTGCatcgagatttttttttttttagattttttagagaaaatgtatcaaaatttttatttttttaagtaaaaGATATTCAGTAATTTAAATGTGAGCTATACAGGCTTTCCCTGGTGTTCTCATAGTGTATTTTCTTATTGCAATTGAACTTTATATGAGGGTAATTTGACTCTATGGCACGCTTTTTGGACAAACTCATTGGAAATGTAAGAAAATGttccacaactatgagaacccttgaaaaaaaaaaccctgtaagatgATAAAAATGGCTTTGGAGTACTTGCAGCCTCAACTGATTGAACCATATAATTGAACCTTCACATCTATCTAAATAACCATTTTGCGCAGATACTCAACTTAGCTCAGATGGTCGAAGAATCAATTTAGCGTTCGAATTattaaacaatcaatttaGCCCATTGCCAACGGGCTTAATCGAtcctactactgctactgctgctactaccgCAAACcgattgatttattgattgcAGGCTCtgcaataaacaattaaaatttaccatttcgttcgctctctctctctctctctcccttatAAGGCCGGAAGAAACGTGCTGCGGAAGAAACCATAAACCGCGCGTGCCCCGGTTCCAAGGGCCCCTCCAGAAAACCCCATTTGCCGATGCCCATTCGTCAGTGCCATTTACAGTTCAATCGTCGATAGATCAtaaaacaaacgacgaaaggctCGTTTCCCCCTCCCATTTGGTTCGCGTTTTGCTGGCAAAGCGATTGGAGCCTTCCGACGTAAATGGTAACGGGCAAAATCTTGTGGTTCAAATCTTGCAACAAACTCCAGAACCAAGAAGGATGAGATTTGATTCGTTCTCCATCGATCACGCTGGAATTGGTTGAAATTCCGGgaccgggtggtggtggtcggtgATTTTCCAAACCCGGGGAAACCGATGGAAAATGGGCAATAGCAAATCCTTCCCCGGGGACGGCATAAATCGCCTTTTCATGCCCGTTCATCTTAACTAGTGGGAAGTGAAGCGGTTGGGACGCAGCGCACAACCACAACCGCAACCAAGCTAGAGAatgaggggggagggggaaaggtCTCTTTTAACGTGTGCCGGGTGGTTTCGGGAAGGGGTCGTTCTAAACCATTGGGCATCTAAGGGTTACTGTATGCGCGCGACACACGGAATGCGCGATGGTTGCCGCGCGATGTCTATAAATTTGGTTCCACCTTCTCTCGGCACAAGTCATTTTGGCGGGAAGGGATTGGATGGCAGCTTCGGTAGATTTGCAAATATCtgttttgggaaggtttttatttaaatatttacgcTTTTCCTCTTTCCAGCAGTCGGCATAGCTGGGATGGTTAATTTCTTCAGTAGAGTAAGCTGCCCAGCAAAACCACAGGAATGTTCTAATTCCTCTCCGTTGAGTTTCCTTTGCCCAGCTGCCGTGATCAGTATCATCATCATACGAAGAAGGGGCTACTTTCTTGATCGATTTTCTTTCTAGTTTATGCCAACATTCCCCCTTTTCCGTCTCGGCTTTTCTTGTAGTTTTCGGGCGAGAATCGTAGCCACCACCGTCGCCAGTGTGCCATAAATTAGATAAAGCGGCAACACTTTCCCGCACAGCACATTCATCTTGCCGAGTGGAGGAAGACACACTATTACGACAAAGCGCAAGGGAGGGAAAGCCAGTGGTGTGGTATAAGTACTGCCTGCATTGGACCAGAGACACGATTTGATTGAAGAAGATGTTCAGCTCCGAAGGGCGATATCGGTGTCggaaaatgacaaacaaaTTGATATAAATTGAGTCATAATCATCCAAGTGCTTGCGAATGGATCAGGCTTCGGAGCTTGGGGGAATATGAGTTCTGCAATCCATCCATCGTGTACTGTTTACAATTGTTGTAAGAAAGCGTTAGTTTTATGGTGTGGTTAGGGCCGATGAAAAATCTGCCCGAATGAAGCAAGAAAATGGTAATAAAACAACAAGGGCTTGAACCAGGGTTGGGCAATTTCTCCCACGGGAGCTTAAACGGAGCGctgttttttcctccccagTGGGACAGTAGGGGGAGAGGTTGGGCAAGTGATAGTTTTAATGCACTTGCTCAATTTTACGCCCTACGGTCTGGTACGGAATGACAGGCAATAGACACAACAGGTTTTCCTCTCCAACTGTGCGAAtgtttattgaatattttatgagTGATTAGCACGTACAGTGCGGTACGGTAAAGGCTACATAGGAAGTGTCTTTTTGTATcatatgtttagttttttttgaatgctttgttatggtttttttttcaaattttattttaaataaatgattaagttagttttaattacttttacttttttaagttttttactttttacttatgatataatattttttaccagattttctattttttcattttatttgctatacttttgtcaaaaaaaagtgtcgtaatatgttgttttttaatttttttttcaatattttcttgGGTTCATTTAAGGAGGAAACGCGCCTGAACAATTAattaacttcttcttcttcttcttcttcttcatttgggTCGGTCGGtcaggcctgcctgtaccatttcgtatgggggcacggtccatttggggattgaacccatgacgggcatgttttaAAGTCGTAAGAGTTGAGGACTATATCACGAGAACGGCccaattaaataattaactaCAATTTGCTTTATCAGATACAAATAAGTATAAATATAGATGTATTCATACAAAAAGCGATATACAACATGCAACATGCAAAGTAAACAGTAAAGTAATtgaaagaataataaaatccACCACAAAACAGTACGCAACAGAAGCACAGCAATAACAGCTCACAAGGAGGACGCAACATTTGAGACCGACTGTAGCCGGTTGCGGAATATTTATGCGCTGCGGAGCACACTAAACAGGGAAGCAATTCTTTCTATTCGTAGGAcgggtggtgctgctgctgctgctgctgctgctgccgtgctTTTATCATAATTGAGCGTATTCATCATTATCACTCCATATCTGTCTTGatgaaaaatacataaatttaaTGCCATTCGCTAGCGCTGAGGCCCCTATGCGTTTCCATCcattaccccccccccccccctcccatttCTTCCTCAAATGGTACTGTATGCGTGTAATATAAAAGAGTATTCATACTGTGTTGTGCAGCAGCCTGTAGCATAGGGGAAGAGCTACAAAACGGTGACACAGTGGTCCTTCCCAAGTGTCGGTTAATGTTGCAAGCACGTGGACATCATCGTTCACGGTGGACGACGTTTCGCGCGCTGTATCCTTTTTACCCGGAGCCACAACACTTTCGTATTCATCGCTGTCttgccttttcttttccaccgtTTCCCCCACATCCTTTTTCTAACGTTACTCCCTTCCAAGTTTGTCGCTGACTTTTACTTCCACGAAAGCAAATCCGCAtccacagcagcagtagcagcatccCCTTGCTTCTTCGTGTGATTGGGCTCATGATTGTTATTACCATTTCAAAGGTGGAAAAATGCGAACGCACAACGCGCGCGCTGATTGTCGTCGGGCACGGCCACTTTAGGCACTTTGGTCTTTAGTAACCTTTCCTGCCTCGCGGGCACACGTACGCGTCCTCGGCCCTGGTGCAGGTGAAATGCTTACCCTGCGCGCATTCGCCGTGATGTCTGTTGTTAATGAATAATTTAGCAAAGTGCTATCATACAAGCACACCGGTATAGCTGCCGGATGGACGGGAAATCAAGCATGAAAAAACCTGGGGAGGCCGTAGTAGcaaactaccaccaccaccaatctTCTCAAACCATTCTCTCGGGCCGGTGGCCCGGTTCTGTCCGTTTTCAGCGTCTTTTGATTTCGGAATTTTATTACCCACAAGAGGCAACAGTTTCGCCTTGGACTGGTGGGCACAACAATTTtcgaggggggaggggaaagaaaaatctGACACATATTTTagggtggaaaataaaaggTGAGCAATAACATTTGAAGGGGTTTGCAGGTTTGTTTGATCGTTCTCGGTGGAAAAAATGCACATGAGGATGTAAAATTTATGCCACACATTTGCAAACATTTCCATCGTTATTTTGCAGCTAAATAATGCACATCACAGTAGTGCCGAACAACCGTTGGAAAGGTttcggttttatttattgttatgAGCATTGAACAAAAAGGTTCTCTCCCAAAAAGAATTTAACCTGCATATCATACTCATAATATTGATTGATGGAAGACAACAGTCAAAAAGGGGTCCGTTGCGATATTTCTTCCATCTACCATCatcaatattatttttcatcaaaacagCTCAATGGATAATGATTGTTTTCAGTGGGTTGCACAAACAGG comes from the Anopheles coluzzii chromosome 2, AcolN3, whole genome shotgun sequence genome and includes:
- the LOC120951047 gene encoding serine/threonine-protein kinase VRK1; this translates as MSRRKPGPADAGGAKRPKRANNLYTRPEKIPLGTVLTDALNVPWKVGPSIGAGGFGEIYCAYCFTHAAPKTVADYPNVVKIEPHENGPLFVETHFYRKICKVDDIERYRKLRKLKHLGMPQYLASGSHTLNGVKHRFLVIPRFGASLQSVYVQNGNCLPLATVCRAAMQMLDVLEYIHSNQYVHADLKGDNILFGMGDRGRERLYLVDFGMASRFVVEDQFKPDPRKKHNGTIEYTSRDAHQGVMTMRGDLEILAYNMIEWAGGSLPWKEDKLLKDCNKVQQMKEEGMGDVAGLLKRSFRKHAAVPKVLQPFLEFVHGMRYNETPKYTACTKIFEKALKTLGASNTGVLEVSIANSTNVNDSSGPMNKTKGKKRRTLDTSVSNGLADTVPNTPEYDDEHSDRARTPKRNQRSAVLSPSLVKQTKGRTTNRSHAVVADTVPNTPEDDDEDSPVLSQRAKRRMDRADASAIAAAAASPRVKKPLLPNPRKMALPDTEPNTQYDEEDDEQDEELSRALSKVRRNPKKEPMEPPRGGGKAHGAKVAVEENRSTRRKEKTVTVVQSASAQGINIRIETPRKKRTRNADTSQSPQEITIQLTLNANVSVNARGKKNGAVVISAAQQNMSLESSRNDESLEASQDVIDISSATEDNNVSRSLFDDY